A region from the Enterobacter roggenkampii genome encodes:
- the pldA gene encoding phospholipase A: protein MRTYLAWLLAAISLPLTAYAQEATIKEVHDKPAVHGSIIANLLQEHDNPFTLYPYDTNYVIYTQTSDLNKEAISSYNWSDNARKDEVKFQLSLAFPFWRGILGPNSVLGASYTQKSWWQLSNSGESSPFRETNYEPQLFLGFATDYEFAGWTLRDVEVGFNHDSNGRSDPTSRSWNRAYTRLMAQNGNWMVEVKPWYVVGSTDDNPDITKYMGYYQLKVGYQLGDAVLSAKGQYNWNTGYGGAEVGLSYPMTKHVRIYTQVYSGYGESLIDYNFNQTRVGVGVMLNDIL from the coding sequence ATGCGGACGTATCTGGCCTGGTTACTGGCGGCGATTTCGCTGCCCCTCACAGCCTATGCGCAGGAAGCGACAATTAAAGAGGTGCATGATAAGCCTGCCGTGCACGGTAGCATTATCGCGAACCTTCTTCAGGAGCATGACAATCCGTTTACGCTCTATCCGTACGACACCAACTACGTGATTTACACCCAGACCAGCGACCTCAACAAAGAGGCGATAAGCTCCTATAACTGGTCTGATAATGCGCGTAAAGATGAGGTGAAGTTCCAGCTCAGCCTCGCGTTCCCGTTCTGGCGCGGCATTCTGGGGCCGAACTCGGTGCTCGGTGCGTCTTACACGCAGAAGTCCTGGTGGCAGCTCTCTAACAGCGGGGAATCCTCGCCGTTCCGCGAAACCAACTACGAGCCGCAGCTGTTCCTCGGCTTCGCAACGGATTATGAATTCGCCGGCTGGACGCTGCGTGACGTCGAAGTGGGCTTTAACCATGATTCTAACGGCCGTTCCGATCCGACTTCCCGTAGCTGGAACCGCGCCTATACGCGCCTGATGGCGCAGAACGGTAACTGGATGGTGGAAGTGAAGCCGTGGTATGTGGTCGGCAGCACTGATGACAACCCGGACATCACCAAATACATGGGCTACTACCAGCTCAAAGTCGGCTATCAGCTGGGCGATGCCGTACTGAGCGCGAAGGGGCAGTATAACTGGAATACCGGTTACGGCGGCGCGGAAGTGGGCTTAAGCTATCCTATGACGAAGCACGTTCGCATCTATACGCAGGTCTACAGCGGTTACGGCGAGTCGCTTATCGATTACAACTTCAACCAGACCCGCGTCGGCGTGGGCGTGATGCTGAACGATATTCTCTAG
- the yigI gene encoding acyl-CoA thioesterase YigI — protein MSAMLTAEEVLKLVGEIFVYHMPFNRALGLELERYEKDFAQLSFNNQPMMVGNWAQSILHGGVIASALDVAAGLVCVGSTLTRHDTINEDELRQRLARMGTIDLRVDYLRPGRGNRFTCTSSLLRAGNKVAVARVELHNEEQVYIASATATYMVG, from the coding sequence ATGTCAGCCATGCTTACCGCCGAAGAAGTGTTAAAACTCGTGGGCGAGATATTTGTTTACCATATGCCGTTTAACCGCGCGCTGGGACTGGAGCTGGAGCGTTACGAGAAAGATTTTGCCCAGCTGAGTTTCAATAACCAGCCGATGATGGTCGGGAACTGGGCGCAAAGTATTTTACACGGCGGCGTGATTGCCTCCGCGCTGGACGTGGCGGCAGGACTGGTTTGCGTGGGCAGTACGCTGACGCGCCATGACACCATCAACGAAGACGAACTTCGCCAGCGTCTGGCGCGCATGGGCACCATTGATTTGCGCGTCGACTATCTTCGCCCGGGGCGCGGAAACCGCTTCACCTGTACCAGCAGCCTGCTGCGCGCCGGGAATAAAGTTGCCGTGGCGCGCGTGGAATTACACAACGAAGAACAGGTTTATATCGCCAGCGCAACCGCCACTTATATGGTGGGTTGA
- the rarD gene encoding EamA family transporter RarD, whose product MDAKQTRQGVLLALAAYFIWGIAPAYFKLIAYVPADEILTHRVIWSFFFMIALMSLSRQWSGVKTLLQTPKKIFLLALSAVLIGGNWLLFIWAVNNHHMLEASLGYFINPLVNIVLGMIFLGERFRRMQWVAVILAFCGVLVQLWTFGSLPIIALGLAFSFAFYGLVRKKIAVEAQTGMLFETLWLLPVAAIYLFGIADSPTSHMGSNPWSLNLMLMAAGVVTTIPLLCFTGAATRLRLSTLGFFQYIGPTLMFLLAVVFYGEVPGADKMVTFAFIWVALAIFVADAIYTQRRGRKGL is encoded by the coding sequence ATGGATGCTAAACAGACGCGGCAGGGCGTTTTACTCGCCCTTGCCGCTTATTTTATTTGGGGTATCGCCCCGGCGTACTTCAAGCTAATCGCCTACGTTCCGGCTGACGAGATCCTCACTCACCGCGTCATCTGGTCGTTCTTCTTTATGATTGCGCTGATGAGCCTCAGCCGTCAGTGGTCGGGCGTCAAAACGCTGCTGCAGACCCCGAAGAAGATCTTCCTGCTGGCGCTCTCTGCCGTGCTGATTGGCGGTAACTGGCTGCTGTTTATCTGGGCAGTGAATAACCATCACATGCTCGAAGCGAGCCTGGGGTACTTCATTAACCCGCTGGTGAACATCGTGCTGGGGATGATTTTCCTCGGTGAGCGCTTCCGCCGGATGCAGTGGGTGGCGGTGATTCTGGCCTTCTGCGGCGTGCTGGTGCAGCTGTGGACGTTCGGCTCGCTGCCAATTATCGCCCTCGGTCTGGCGTTCAGCTTTGCCTTCTACGGCCTGGTGCGTAAGAAGATTGCGGTGGAAGCGCAGACGGGGATGCTGTTTGAAACCCTGTGGCTGCTGCCGGTGGCGGCGATTTATCTCTTCGGCATCGCCGACAGCCCAACCAGCCACATGGGCAGCAATCCGTGGTCGCTGAACCTGATGCTGATGGCGGCGGGCGTGGTAACTACCATTCCACTGCTGTGCTTCACCGGTGCAGCGACGCGCCTGCGTCTCTCCACGCTGGGCTTCTTCCAGTACATTGGCCCGACGCTGATGTTCCTGCTGGCAGTGGTGTTTTACGGCGAAGTGCCGGGTGCGGATAAGATGGTGACGTTCGCCTTTATCTGGGTGGCATTGGCGATCTTTGTTGCGGATGCGATTTATACCCAGCGCAGGGGGCGCAAAGGGCTGTAG
- the corA gene encoding magnesium/cobalt transporter CorA encodes MLSAFQLENNRLTRLEAEESQPLIDAVWVDLVEPDDDERLRVQSELGQSLATRPELEDIEASARFFEDEDGLHIHSFFFFEDAEDHAGNSTVAFTIRDGRLFTLRERELPAFRLYRMRARSQAMVDGNAYELLLDLFETKIEQLADEIENIYSDLEKLSRVIMEGHQGDEYDEALSTLAELEDIGWKVRLCLMDTQRALNFLVRKARLPGGQLEQAREILRDIESLLPHNESLFQKVNFLMQAAMGFINIEQNRIIKIFSVVSVVFLPPTLVASSYGMNFEFMPELKWSFGYPGAIIFMILAGLAPYLYFKRRNWL; translated from the coding sequence ATGTTGAGCGCATTTCAACTCGAAAATAACCGACTGACTCGGCTTGAAGCCGAAGAGTCACAGCCCCTCATTGATGCCGTATGGGTGGATCTGGTCGAGCCGGACGACGATGAGCGCCTTCGCGTACAATCTGAGCTGGGGCAAAGCCTGGCAACGCGCCCGGAACTGGAAGACATCGAAGCATCCGCCCGTTTTTTTGAAGACGAAGACGGCCTGCACATTCACTCCTTCTTCTTCTTCGAAGATGCCGAAGACCACGCGGGCAACTCCACCGTGGCATTTACCATTCGCGACGGCCGCCTGTTTACCCTGCGCGAGCGTGAGCTACCGGCATTCCGCCTCTACCGCATGCGCGCCCGCAGCCAGGCGATGGTGGACGGCAACGCCTATGAACTGCTGCTCGATCTGTTCGAGACCAAAATTGAACAGCTGGCAGACGAGATTGAAAACATCTACAGCGATCTGGAAAAGCTGAGCCGCGTGATCATGGAAGGCCATCAGGGCGATGAGTACGACGAAGCGCTCTCCACCCTGGCGGAGCTGGAAGATATCGGCTGGAAGGTGCGTTTGTGTCTGATGGATACCCAGCGCGCGCTGAACTTCCTGGTGCGCAAGGCGCGTCTGCCGGGCGGTCAGCTGGAGCAGGCGCGTGAGATCCTGCGCGATATCGAATCCCTGCTGCCGCACAACGAATCCCTGTTCCAGAAGGTCAACTTCCTGATGCAGGCGGCGATGGGCTTTATCAACATCGAGCAGAACCGCATCATCAAGATCTTCTCGGTGGTGTCCGTGGTGTTCCTGCCGCCGACGCTGGTGGCGTCCAGCTACGGGATGAACTTTGAGTTTATGCCTGAGCTGAAGTGGAGCTTTGGCTACCCGGGGGCGATTATCTTTATGATCCTCGCCGGGCTGGCACCGTATCTGTACTTTAAGCGTCGTAACTGGCTTTGA
- the ysgD gene encoding YsgD/CorL family protein, which translates to MDTPSRYWLNSLSSRNNS; encoded by the coding sequence TTGGACACACCCAGTAGATACTGGCTCAATTCCCTGTCATCCAGGAACAACTCCTAA